In a single window of the Raphanus sativus cultivar WK10039 chromosome 9, ASM80110v3, whole genome shotgun sequence genome:
- the LOC108838979 gene encoding uncharacterized protein LOC108838979 codes for MVVKNILVDLTQIQGCIALGINLNATVEFVIQNYRSRRHRTESLITIDEEILKLRAQGLNEEDDVVLWKGKGDVFRPCFDTRETWNSIRVQQPKVQWYKGLCFLGLNTKILCHVLDRSTQSLGNRRYDAAMEFSETIWRNLTRKLLGQNYSHVWGQILVLLSTNTVSGVKRFLLRYVFQLSIHTIWLERNGRKHSRVQRPLSFLIKFIDKQTKNRISSLQGRGGTSFKNAMMVWFSSRD; via the exons ATGGTAGTTAAAAATATCCTAGTAGACCTTACTCAAATCCAAGGTTGCATTGCGCTTGGGATTAATCTCAATGCTACAGTTGAGTTTGTTATCCAAAATTACCGGAGTCGCCGCCACAGAACAGAATCCTTGATCACCATAGATGAGGAGATACTGAAGTTGCGAGCACAAGGACTCAATGAAGAGGACGATGTGGTCTTGTGGAAAGGAAAAGGGGATGTGTTCCGACCATGTTTTGACACACGCGAAACATGGAACTCCATTCGAGTGCAGCAGCCAAAGGTTCAGTGGTATAAGGGACTTTGTTTTCTCGGGCTCAACACCAAAATACTCTGTCATGTCTTGGATCGCAGTACACAATCGCTTGGCAACAGGAGATATGATGCTGCAATGGAATTCTCAG AGACCATTTGGAGGAACCTCACAAGGAAGCTACTTGGACAGAATTACTCACACGTGTGGGGCCAAATTCTTGTTCTTCTCTCGACTAATACTGTTTCAGGGGTGAAAAGGTTCCTCCTAAGATATGTATTTCAACTCTCGATACATACTATTTGGCTGGAGAGAAATGGTAGGAAGCACAGCAGGGTTCAGAGACCTCTGAGCTTTCTTATCAAGTTCATCGACAAGCAGACAAAAAACCGTATCAGCTCACTTCAGGGACGAGGCGGTACCTCTTTCAAAAACGCGATGATGGTCTGGTTTTCGTCTAGAGATTAG
- the LOC108825647 gene encoding AT-hook motif nuclear-localized protein 6 isoform X1, giving the protein MEEKGVMSPSGVITVKGDETLASRTEFQPNPSFLPSVGPTTVVSPLPPSPTTTVTPGSAAAAPPPSISSAGTDLTKRKRGRPRKYAPNGSLNPRASRPTLSPTPISSSIPFYGDYHHLHHSHWKRGKAQQQPVEFMKRSSMFEYESSPAAPTPPGLSCYVGANFTTHQFTVNAGEDVTMKVMPYSQGSRAICILSATGTISNVTLRQPTTSGGTLTYEGRFDILSLSGSFIPTENGGTKGRSGGMSISLAGPNGKIVGGGLAGMLIAASPVQVIMGSFIVMHQAEQTHKKKRRIMEPSPPPPQQQPPAFTITTVNSTPSAVATVEEPKQQTYGVGGDTMRLLSQMPPSFQNDNSVMNNITTTYHGYGNMNTGTTSKEEDDYENGGNDDSGDTRSLSNSG; this is encoded by the exons ATGGAGGAGAAAGGTGTAATGAGTCCAAGTGGGGTCATCACAGTTAAGGGAGATGAAACTTTGGCATCAAGAACAGAGTTTCAACCAAACCCTAGCTTTCTTCCATCCGTGGGACCCACGACGGTGGTATCTCCTCTCCCTCCGTCTCCAACCACCACTGTGACTCCTGGCTCAGCCGCTGCAGCGCCGCCGCCATCAATCTCTAGCGCAGGGACAGATCtgacaaagaggaagagaggacGGCCGAGGAAATACGCTCCAAATGGTAGTCTGAACCCTAGGGCTTCGAGACCAACTCTGTCTCCGACACCAATCTCATCTTCCATTCCATTCTATGGagattatcatcatcttcatcattctCATTGGAAACGAGGAAAAGCTCAGCAGCAACCTGTTGAATTCATGAAGAGATCTAGCATGTTTGAGTATGAAAGCAGCCCAG CAGCTCCAACTCCTCCTGGACTCTCATGCTATGTGGGTGCTAATTTTACAACACATCAGTTTACTGTCAATGCTGGTGAG GATGTAACAATGAAAGTAATGCCGTATTCACAAGGATCTCGAGCTATATGCATTCTTTCTGCTACTGGTACCATCTCTAATGTCACACTTCGTCAACCTACCACTTCAGGAGGCACTCTTACATATGAG GGTCGATTTGATATACTTTCTCTATCGGGTTCCTTTATACCTACTGAAAACGGAGGAACTAAGGGTCGGTCCGGTGGTATGAGCATTTCTTTAGCTGGACCAAATGGCAAAATCGTCGGTGGCGGCCTTGCTGGTATGCTCATAGCAGCCAGTCCTGTCCAG GTGATAATGGGAAGTTTCATTGTGATGCATCAAGCAGAACAAACACATAAGAAGAAACGTCGAATCATGGAgccttctcctcctccgccaCAACAACAACCTCCTGCTTTCACCATCACCACTGTGAATTCTACTCCATCTGCGGTTGCCACCGTAGAGGAGCCAAAACAACAAACCTACGGTGTTGGTGGTGATACAATGAGACTGTTGTCTCAAATGCCGCCTTCTTTCCAGAACGACAATTCAGTTATGAACAATATCACAACGACCTATCATGGATACGGGAATATGAACACTGGTACTACTagtaaagaagaagatgactaTGAAAATGGTGGGAATGATGATTCCGGCGATACTAGGAGCCTATCTAATAGTGGTTGA
- the LOC108825647 gene encoding AT-hook motif nuclear-localized protein 6 isoform X2 encodes MEEKGVMSPSGVITVKGDETLASRTEFQPNPSFLPSVGPTTVVSPLPPSPTTTVTPGSAAAAPPPSISSAGTDLTKRKRGRPRKYAPNGSLNPRASRPTLSPTPISSSIPFYGDYHHLHHSHWKRGKAQQQPVEFMKRSSMFEYESSPAPTPPGLSCYVGANFTTHQFTVNAGEDVTMKVMPYSQGSRAICILSATGTISNVTLRQPTTSGGTLTYEGRFDILSLSGSFIPTENGGTKGRSGGMSISLAGPNGKIVGGGLAGMLIAASPVQVIMGSFIVMHQAEQTHKKKRRIMEPSPPPPQQQPPAFTITTVNSTPSAVATVEEPKQQTYGVGGDTMRLLSQMPPSFQNDNSVMNNITTTYHGYGNMNTGTTSKEEDDYENGGNDDSGDTRSLSNSG; translated from the exons ATGGAGGAGAAAGGTGTAATGAGTCCAAGTGGGGTCATCACAGTTAAGGGAGATGAAACTTTGGCATCAAGAACAGAGTTTCAACCAAACCCTAGCTTTCTTCCATCCGTGGGACCCACGACGGTGGTATCTCCTCTCCCTCCGTCTCCAACCACCACTGTGACTCCTGGCTCAGCCGCTGCAGCGCCGCCGCCATCAATCTCTAGCGCAGGGACAGATCtgacaaagaggaagagaggacGGCCGAGGAAATACGCTCCAAATGGTAGTCTGAACCCTAGGGCTTCGAGACCAACTCTGTCTCCGACACCAATCTCATCTTCCATTCCATTCTATGGagattatcatcatcttcatcattctCATTGGAAACGAGGAAAAGCTCAGCAGCAACCTGTTGAATTCATGAAGAGATCTAGCATGTTTGAGTATGAAAGCAGCCCAG CTCCAACTCCTCCTGGACTCTCATGCTATGTGGGTGCTAATTTTACAACACATCAGTTTACTGTCAATGCTGGTGAG GATGTAACAATGAAAGTAATGCCGTATTCACAAGGATCTCGAGCTATATGCATTCTTTCTGCTACTGGTACCATCTCTAATGTCACACTTCGTCAACCTACCACTTCAGGAGGCACTCTTACATATGAG GGTCGATTTGATATACTTTCTCTATCGGGTTCCTTTATACCTACTGAAAACGGAGGAACTAAGGGTCGGTCCGGTGGTATGAGCATTTCTTTAGCTGGACCAAATGGCAAAATCGTCGGTGGCGGCCTTGCTGGTATGCTCATAGCAGCCAGTCCTGTCCAG GTGATAATGGGAAGTTTCATTGTGATGCATCAAGCAGAACAAACACATAAGAAGAAACGTCGAATCATGGAgccttctcctcctccgccaCAACAACAACCTCCTGCTTTCACCATCACCACTGTGAATTCTACTCCATCTGCGGTTGCCACCGTAGAGGAGCCAAAACAACAAACCTACGGTGTTGGTGGTGATACAATGAGACTGTTGTCTCAAATGCCGCCTTCTTTCCAGAACGACAATTCAGTTATGAACAATATCACAACGACCTATCATGGATACGGGAATATGAACACTGGTACTACTagtaaagaagaagatgactaTGAAAATGGTGGGAATGATGATTCCGGCGATACTAGGAGCCTATCTAATAGTGGTTGA
- the LOC130499538 gene encoding uncharacterized protein LOC130499538, which produces MAFWSAENATKAYLSTLKTDQRTKEPNVAEFISALAAGNNARKITVAFAGAANADILLALIAAANQTRGQVVCVLRGIEELIISKKMLEPSEIHQIHFVVGESSDETLINDHFGEADFVLFDCNLENHQDIVTKIVNHHEENARTRGGSGVAVVVGYNAFSRGSWIFSNGRKTQFLPIGGGLLVTRVNDNGNYNQKMMMSKNNHHHHHHDRVRKSHWVVKVDKCTGEEHVFRVRVPRGEAIIEA; this is translated from the exons ATGGCTTTTTGGTCTGCTGAGAATGCTACTAAAGCCTATCTTAGTACATTGAAAACG GATCAAAGAACAAAAGAACCAAACGTGGCTGAATTTATATCGGCTCTAGCCGCCGGAAACAACGCCAGAAAGATCACCGTGGCTTTTGCCGGAGCAGCAAACGCTGACATACTCCTTGCCTTGATCGCTGCCGCTAATCAAACGCGTGGTCAAGTGGTATGTGTTTTACGTGGCATTGAAGAACTGATCATATCCAAAAAAATGTTGGAACCATCAGAGATTCATCAGATACATTTCGTAGTGGGAGAATCTAGCGACGAGACTTTAATTAATGATCATTTCGGAGAAGCTGACTTCGTCCTCTTCGATTGTAACCTCGAGAACCACCAAGATATCGTTACAAAGATCGTTAATCATCATGAAGAAAACGCAAGAACCAGAGGTGGAAGCGGTGTGGCGGTTGTGGTGGGTTATAACGCGTTTTCGAGAGGGTCTTGGATATTTAGCAATGGGAGGAAAACACAGTTTTTACCTATAGGTGGAGGGTTGCTTGTGACGAGGGTCAACGATAATGGTAATTATAATCAGAAAATGATGATGAGCAAGAAcaatcaccatcatcatcaccatgaCCGTGTAAGAAAGAGTCATTGGGTGGTGAAAGTTGATAAGTGCACAGGAGAGGAGCATGTGTTTAGGGTTAGGGTTCCACGAGGAGAAGCCATTATTGAAGCTTAA